GCTCCTCCACCATGGAACGCCACAGGTCGTCATCCTCGTCAATTTTCCTGATCTCCGCCACTACTTCATCCAGGGAGGAAAAACGGTGGCAATTAATAAACGCCTTGGGATTATATTCCTCCTCAATCAATGGATTGCCCCAGTAGAGAGGAATGGAGCGGGCCTGGAAGCTCGTGATGATTTTTTCCGTGGAGTAGCCCCTGTACCAGGCATTCTCACAGGAGATGGAAAATTTATAAGGGGTTTTCAGCAGCACGCTTCCTTTCATCCAATCATCGGCTTCCCTGGGAAGGTCACAGGGCGTATTATTTAAATGTTTTCCTATGGCATTCACTTTCTTGTAGGCAGAAAGACGGGAAAACAACTGGATGCGGTACGGATGCCCTTCCCCATGGGAATAAATATAATTGCAGAATCCGCTTTTCCCGTCCAGGGCATCGGATAAATGATCCGGAGACATACAGTCCAGCGAAGCGCGGTACGAAAAAAGATAGGGAGCTTCCAGCACGCGGCCGTCCTGGCCGGAAGGATCGAACCCAATGTGGTAGTCAAACAAGTTCAAATTGGGGGCAACGGCTTCTCCCAATACATCCATGATCGTAATTTTTCCTGCCGAGTCCTGCAAAAACTGAAGAAATACCTCCCTGGTGGATTTATACAGCCACGGAAAAGCAATAAGGAAATCCGCATTGTCTTTATCAATGTCAAACTCAAAGATGGAGGGATCAATGTTCCTGAAACGGTATAAAAACACCTTGATCTGCCATTCCTC
This DNA window, taken from Akkermansia muciniphila, encodes the following:
- a CDS encoding glycosyltransferase family 10, which produces MKVKIGFMEGAEEWQIKVFLYRFRNIDPSIFEFDIDKDNADFLIAFPWLYKSTREVFLQFLQDSAGKITIMDVLGEAVAPNLNLFDYHIGFDPSGQDGRVLEAPYLFSYRASLDCMSPDHLSDALDGKSGFCNYIYSHGEGHPYRIQLFSRLSAYKKVNAIGKHLNNTPCDLPREADDWMKGSVLLKTPYKFSISCENAWYRGYSTEKIITSFQARSIPLYWGNPLIEEEYNPKAFINCHRFSSLDEVVAEIRKIDEDDDLWRSMVEEPKRLPWQIERAQEKEDNLTAALLEIFTSPAEQARRRGDGLWLDHYRNFFIHHLSSRRKTPREKLEAKLKKWSKKLFRHS